In Nitratireductor basaltis, the following are encoded in one genomic region:
- a CDS encoding FAD-binding protein yields the protein MTRFTPTTADDVLSTVQWALAEEARLEVVGHGSKRAIGHAVDAAHQLDLSSLAGVALYEPEELVLSARAGTPVAEIEALLAEHNQRLDFEPMDYGPLLGGEAGSGTIGGLLATNLAGPRRLKAGAARDHVLGIHAVSGRGEAFKSGGRVVKNVTGYDLSKGLAGSWGTLAVVTDVTFKVLPATETEKTLLLTGLDDAAATTAMAEAMGSSGEVSGAAHLPEGVKGSFIGGALSGAATVLRVEGFGPSVDYRIDLLARLLKPLGAAEVLDAEQSRTLWREIRDVKPFCDGSEAPVWRVSVAPTIGHQLVDAFRRAAGANAYYDWQGGLVWMRMEADPEEEILRKLIDHLGGGHATLIRASERLRTTTPVFHPQSPALAALSARLKEQFDPKNILNFGRMVSTAEGVKVADASLTGGPS from the coding sequence ATGACCCGATTTACACCAACCACTGCTGACGACGTACTCTCCACCGTTCAGTGGGCGCTTGCCGAAGAGGCGCGGCTTGAGGTCGTGGGTCATGGGTCGAAACGTGCCATTGGCCATGCGGTTGATGCCGCGCATCAGCTTGATCTGTCCAGCCTTGCCGGCGTCGCGCTTTACGAGCCGGAAGAGCTGGTTCTGTCCGCGCGCGCCGGCACGCCCGTGGCGGAAATCGAGGCGCTTTTGGCCGAGCATAATCAGCGGCTGGATTTCGAGCCTATGGATTACGGTCCGCTTCTGGGCGGTGAGGCTGGGAGCGGGACGATTGGCGGCCTGCTGGCAACGAACCTCGCTGGTCCGCGCCGCCTGAAAGCCGGGGCCGCGCGTGACCATGTGCTCGGCATTCACGCCGTGTCCGGACGTGGCGAGGCGTTCAAGTCGGGCGGGCGCGTGGTGAAGAATGTTACCGGCTATGATCTGTCGAAGGGGCTTGCCGGCTCCTGGGGCACACTGGCCGTCGTGACTGATGTCACCTTCAAGGTTCTGCCGGCAACGGAAACAGAAAAGACACTGCTGCTGACCGGTCTCGACGATGCCGCGGCCACGACAGCCATGGCAGAGGCCATGGGTTCAAGCGGCGAGGTCTCCGGCGCCGCACATTTGCCGGAAGGGGTGAAGGGCAGCTTCATCGGCGGCGCGCTGTCGGGTGCCGCCACGGTCCTGCGGGTGGAAGGGTTCGGGCCATCGGTCGATTACCGCATAGATCTGCTTGCGCGCCTGTTGAAGCCATTGGGCGCAGCCGAGGTTCTCGACGCGGAACAAAGCCGGACGCTGTGGCGCGAGATCCGCGACGTGAAACCGTTTTGCGACGGCTCTGAAGCCCCCGTCTGGCGTGTATCAGTCGCGCCCACCATCGGGCATCAGCTGGTGGATGCTTTCCGCCGGGCTGCGGGAGCCAATGCCTATTACGATTGGCAGGGCGGGCTCGTCTGGATGCGCATGGAAGCCGATCCGGAGGAGGAGATATTGCGCAAGCTGATCGATCATTTGGGCGGCGGCCATGCGACACTGATACGCGCGTCGGAAAGGTTGCGCACTACCACGCCGGTTTTCCACCCACAGTCTCCCGCCCTCGCCGCTCTCTCTGCCCGCCTGAAAGAGCAATTCGACCCGAAGAAC